A genomic region of Chelonia mydas isolate rCheMyd1 chromosome 9, rCheMyd1.pri.v2, whole genome shotgun sequence contains the following coding sequences:
- the PLSCR5 gene encoding phospholipid scramblase family member 5, with translation MASQDTQGQINKIFQDYLPGSPDLPSQSKPFEPTKAWKHAPPPHSLPPGLEYLSQLDQIIIHQQVELLEVILGTETRSKYEIKNCLGQRVYFAMEENGCFDRNFCSPIRSFTIRITDNTGQEVITVNRPLRCNSCWFPCYMQELEVQSPPGTIVGYVVQNWDPLLPKFTILNESKEDVLKIIGPYATCSCFGDVDFEVKTVNEMSTIGKISKYWSGFVNNVFTNAANFGIQVPVDLDVKIKAIMIGACFLIVSTQNQREK, from the exons ATACTCAAGGACAAATAAACAAAATCTTTCAGGATTATCTCCCGGGTTCTCCAGATCTTCCTAGTCAAAGTAAACCTTTTGAACCTACAAAAGCCTGGAAACATGCACCACCTCCTCACAGCTTGCCTCCTGGTCTGGAATACCTGAGCCAG cTGGACCAGATAATCATTCACCAGCAGGTGGAGCTTCTTGAAG TCATACTTGGTACGGAGACCCGCAGCAAATATGAGATAAAAAACTGTTTGGGACAAAGAGTTTACTTTGCAATGGAAGAAAATGGTTGCTTTGATCGTAACTTCTGTTCACCTATACGGTCTTTCACCATAAGGATAACTGATAACACCGGTCAAGAGGTGATCACAGTGAATAGACCCTTGAGATGTAACAGCTGCTGGTTCCCTTGCTACATGCAAGAG TTAGAAGTTCAGTCCCCTCCTGGTACAATAGTTGGCTACGTTGTCCAGAACTGGGACCCTCTGCTGCCAAAATTCACTATACTGAATGAGAGCAAAGAAGATGTATTGAAAATAATTGGCCCCTATGCAACGTGCAGCTGTTTTGGAGATGTAGACTTTGAG GTAAAAACTGTTAATGAAATGTCAACAATTGGCAAGATTTCCAAATATTGGTCTGGGTTTGTAAACAATGTCTTTACCAATGCTGCTAACTTTGGGATCCAGGTTCCTGTAGATCTTGACGTGAAAATCAAGGCTATAATGATTGGAGCTTGTTTCCTCATAGTAAGTACACAAAACCAGAGGGAAAAATAA